A window from Culex pipiens pallens isolate TS chromosome 3, TS_CPP_V2, whole genome shotgun sequence encodes these proteins:
- the LOC120423196 gene encoding DCN1-like protein 4 isoform X1, producing MPRGKRRSTAEMGPSEDDRHSSKRQRNTYQSSQSSRRYSKVDDAFSQKRCIAWFREYTTPDDPDTLGPEGMEKFCEDVGVEPENVAMLVLAYKMGAKNMGFFTQSEWLKGLTDLQCDTAGKVQCKLDYLRNLLNESNTFKVIYRYAYDFARDKDQRSMDIETAKAMLQLLLGKHWPLYAQFAQFLEQSKYKVINKDQWCNILEFSRTISNDLNNYDVDGAWPVMLDEFVEWLRLVRTQATIS from the exons ATGCCCAGAGGTAAACGCCGGTCCACTGCCGAAATGGGACCTAGCGAGGATGACCGACATTCTTCCAAGAGGCAACGCAACACCTACCAGAGCAGCCAGAG CTCGAGGAGGTACAGCAAAGTGGACGATGCCTTCAGCCAGAAGCGGTGCATCGCTTGGTTCCGCGAGTACACCACACCGGACGATCCGGACACTTTGG GACCAGAAGGTATGGAAAAGTTCTGCGAGGATGTCGGCGTCGAGCCGGAGAACGTGGCGATGCTCGTGCTAGCGTACAAAATGGGCGCCAAAAATATGGGCTTCTTCACACAGAGCGAGTGGCTGAAGGGACTGACGGATCTGCAGTGCGACACGGCCGGCAAGGTCCAGTGCAAGCTCGACTACCTGCGCAACCTGCTGAACGAGTCCAACACGTTCAAAGTGATCTACAGATATGCGTACGACTTTGCTAGG GACAAAGACCAACGCAGTATGGACATTGAAACGGCCAAGGCGATGCTGCAGCTGCTGCTCGGCAAACACTGGCCGCTGTACGCACAATTTGCCCAGTTCTTAGAGCAGTCCAAGTACAAAGTGATCAACAAGGATCAGTGGTGTAACATCCTCGAGTTTTCCCGTACTATCTCCAACGATTTAAACAACTACGACGTCGATGGAGCCT